The proteins below come from a single Oenanthe melanoleuca isolate GR-GAL-2019-014 chromosome Z, OMel1.0, whole genome shotgun sequence genomic window:
- the APH1A gene encoding gamma-secretase subunit APH-1A, whose translation MTLAVFFGCTFIAFGPAFGLFIFTIARDPLRIIILIAGAFFWLVSLLLSSLIWFIAVKASDPQDERLQKGLLIFGVMFSVLLQEAFRFLYYKLLRKAIEGLVALSEDGCSPISIQQMAYVAGVGFGLMSGAFSMINLLADALGPGTVGIHGDSQLYFLTSAFMTMVLIFLHTFWGILFFHGCEHRRWWEISAVVIMHLTVSGLSFCNPLYVGSLVPSYLLMAAAAAWAYLLSGGSAQNLRRFLLCLRSGASPQPGS comes from the exons ATGACGCTCGCCGTCTTCTTCGGGTGCACCTTCATCGCCTTCGGGCCCGCCTTCGGCCTCTTCATCTTCACCATCGCCCGCGACCCGCTCCGCATCATCATCCTCATCGCCGG GGCTTTCTTCTggctggtgtcactgctgctctcgTCCCTCATCTGGTTTATCGCAGTGAAAGCCAGCGACCCCCAGGATGAGCGGCTGCAGAAGGGGctcctgatttttggggtgatgttctctgtgctgctgcaggaggcctTCCGCTTCCTTTACTACAAGCTCCTCAG GAAGGCCATCGAGGGGCTGGTGGCCCTCAGTGAGGACGGCTGCTCCCCAATTTCCATTCAGCAAATGGCATATG tGGCTGGTGTAGGCTTTGGTCTCATGAGTGGCGCCTTCTCCATGATCAATCTCCTGGCAGACGCATTAGGGCCTGGTACTGTGGGCATCCATGGGGATTCACAGCTGTATTTCCTGACCTCAG CTTTTATGACCATGGTGCTGATTTTCCTTCACACCTTCTGGGGGATCCTCTTCTTTCATGGCTGCGAGCACCGGCGCTGGTGGGAGATCTCAGCAGTCGTTATCATGCATCTCACTGTTTCGGGGTTG TCGTTTTGCAACCCCCTGTACGTGGGCAGCCTGGTGCCCTCCTACCTGCTGATGGCTGCTGCCGCTGCCTGGGCTTACCTGCTCTCGGGGGGATCTGCGCAGAACCTGCGGCGCTTCCTGCTCT GTTTACGGAGCGGAGCCAGCCCCCAACCAGGATCCTGA